From the genome of Triticum aestivum cultivar Chinese Spring chromosome 3B, IWGSC CS RefSeq v2.1, whole genome shotgun sequence, one region includes:
- the LOC123065807 gene encoding protein MICRORCHIDIA 6, with the protein MCTGNRHTGTTTDPMDTRRDVKPFLAPVTSQRGVPGFGVCQAAPTPLGRGARVSAAPQQAASLEPEGGFSRDGRLDVEAAGAPARRPAPPPLPAARVSRKFWSAGDYDAAGGSPAQPPRNVGSRMCVHPKFLHSNATSHKWPFGAVAELLDNAVDEIKTGATRIMVDKIVNKRNGSPALLVQDDGGGMDPDSMRRCMSFGFSDKQSGSSIGQYGNGFKTSTMRLGADAIVFSRCMKGSGPTQSVGLLSYTFLAETGQKDVVVPMVDYKYDLLTGDAIQYERHGADQFFSNLSVLLKWSPFATEEELMGNFSDIGPHGTKIIVFNLWSNDDGVLELDFDNKEEDIMISGAPNPAETTNAVKRTNENHLSNQLRYSLRVYASVLYLQLPGYFKIILRGQEVQRHSIATDLIYRQAVAYTPLEFLRKKEGEVVTSIGFLNGAPTISVHGFNIYHRNRLILPFHRVLSSASSKGRSVAGVLEANFIKPTHDKQDFEKSQLYQKLIIRLKDMTTEYWDLHSHLIGYQKKPCASISPTPPGMLTGSDTVAEPSERNAAGAVLSMAPWRGGTRDNPSCAIPIAFAPPHLSVPAGTSVPGAQMAPDTDSTETRKRRNEDAVQMDPCKRQAIQSLEVDNQVCQHMTEGDLNEYTHLKVENQQLHEECLELEVAGKELLLKEQQLRLQIQQAEAQYKSLLNEYISATPVRTRMQ; encoded by the exons ATGTGCACAGGGAACCGCCACACCGGGACGACGACGGACCCCATGGACACGCGGCGGGACGTGAAGCCATTCTTGGCCCCGGTCACCAGCCAGCGAGGCGTCCCCGGGTTCGGCGTCTGCCAGGCGGCGCCGACGCCGCTGGGCCGCGGCGCGCGCGTCTCCGCGGCCCCGCAGCAGGCCGCCTCCCTCGAGCCCGAAGGCGGCTTCAGCCGCGACGGGAGGCTCGACGTCGAGGCGGCGGGcgccccggctcgccgccccgctcctcctcctctccccgccGCGCGCGTCAGCAGGAAGTTCTGGAGCGCCGGCGACTACGACGCGGCCGGCGGGAGCCCCGCGCAACCGCCTCGAA ATGTGGGAAGCCGAATGTGCGTCCACCCGAAATTCCTCCACTCGAACGCGACCTCGCACAAATGGCCATTTGGAG CCGTTGCAGAGTTGCTGGATAACGCGGTCGACGAG ATCAAAACTGGAGCTACTAGAATCATGGTGGACAAAATCGTTAACAAGCGAAACGGCTCGCCAGCTTTACTTGTTCAAG ATGATGGCGGAGGCATGGACCCCGATTCCATGAGGCGTTGCATGAGCTTTGGATTTTCCGACAAGCAATCGGGTTCTTCAATTGGACAAT ATGGCAACGGTTTCAAGACTAGCACAATGCGGCTAGGGGCAGACGCTATCGTCTTCAGTCGTTGCATGAAGGGCAG TGGACCTACACAATCGGTGGGTCTTCTCTCTTACACCTTCTTGGCGGAAACCGGTCAAAAGGATGTCGTAGTTCCCATG gTGGACTACAAGTACGATTTATTGACAGGGGACGCTATACAGTATGAGCGACATGGTGCAGATCAGTTCTTCTCAAATCTGTCCGTGTTATTAAAATGGTCCCCTTTTGCAACAGAAGAAGAGCTGATGGGTAAT TTCAGTGACATTGGTCCACATGGCACAAAGATTATAGTGTTCAATTTGTGGTCTAATGATGATGGTGTTCTGGAGCTCGATTTTGACAACAAGGAGGAA GATATTATGATTAGTGGTGCACCAAATCCAGCAGAAACAACTAATGCTGTCAAAAGAACGAACGAAAACCATCTGTCAAATCAACTGCGCTATTCTCTTAGG GTGTATGCTTCTGTCCTATATTTGCAGCTGCCCGGGTACTTCAAGATCATACTTCGGGGACAAGAAGTTCAGCGCCATAGCATTGCGACTGACCTCATATACCGTCAAGCTGTTGCTTATACACCCCTAGAATTCCTACGAAAAAAGGAG GGTGAGGTTGTTACAAGTATTGGATTCTTAAACGGTGCTCCAACAATTAGTGTGCATGGATTTAATATCTACCACAGGAATCGCCTTATATTG CCTTTCCATCGAGTATTGAGTTCTGCAAGCAGTAAAGGTAGAAGCGTCGCCGGGGTGCTGGAGGCGAACTTTATCAAGCCCACTCATGACAAGCAAGACTTTGAGAAGTCACAGCTGTATCAGAAGCTGATCATTCGCTTGAAAGACATGACAACTGAGTACTG GGATTTACATAGTCACCTGATTGGATACCAAAAGAAACCCTGTGCATCCATTTCTCCCACCCCTCCTGGAATGCTTACAGGATCAGACACCGTTGCTGAACCGTCCGAGAGGAATGCAGCCGGTGCCGTTCTCTCTATGGCGCCCTGGAGAGGCGGCACCCGTGATAACCCCTCATGTGCTATTCCGATCGCGTTTGCTCCTCCGCACCTATCGGTTCCTGCCGGAACCAGCGTGCCAGGTGCGCAGATGGCGCCTGACACTGATTCAACGGAGACAAGAAAAAGGAGAAACGAGGATGCTGTCCAGATGGATCCGTGCAAGAGGCAGGCCATACAAAGTTTGGAGGTCGATAATCAG GTTTGCCAACACATGACAGAAGGAGATCTGAATGAGTACACGCACTTGAAGGTAGAGAATCAGCAGCTCCATGAAGA GTGCTTGGAGTTGGAGGTGGCTGGGAAGGAGCTTTTGCTCAAG GAGCAACAGTTGAGGCTCCAAATTCAGCAGGCGGAGGCGCAATACAAGAGTTTACTGAACGAGTACATTTCCGCCACTCCTGTGAGGACGCGTATGCAGTAG
- the LOC123071080 gene encoding serine carboxypeptidase-like 18: protein MIPTRLLCCCYLLWFIFIAVAPRTIDSKLVTTLPGFDGRLPFRLHTGYVEVDQGTELFYYFVESEAGGEGDPFLLWLTGGDHCSVFSGLAYEIGPIRFVLEPYNGSLPRLHINPNSWTKVAHILFVDSPVGAGFSFSKQPKGYEVGDVSSSLQLHDFLIKWFSDHPKYLKNPFYIGGDSYAGKLVPYIVHIISQGIEAGNSPRINLKGYLVGNPSTGESIDISSKVPYAHGVGIISDQLYETILGHCQGQDYMFPTNDLCAQALDDFNHLLSEVQQAQILLDTCVFASVPARPEADSGTEYSGGSGRRILVGNPPPRPPFGCITYGYYLSYFWANAEVARNALGIKEGSVEEWVRCHNGDLPYTIDLRSSIEYHRNVTANGGYRALVYSGDHDAMVPHLGTQAWIRSLGFPIAHHWRAWHLHGQSAGFTLTYSNNMTFATIKGGGHTAPEYEPERCFAMFSRWILGEPL, encoded by the exons ATGATCCCGACGCGGCTGCTCTGCTGCTGCTACTTGCTGTGGTTCATCttcatcgccgtcgccccgcgcacGATCGATTCCAAGCTGGTGACCACCCTCCCTGGCTTCGACGGCCGCCTCCCCTTCCGCCTCCACACTGG GTACGTGGAGGTGGACCAGGGCACGGAACTCTTCTACTACTTTGTCGAgtcggaggccggcggcgagggggacccTTTCCTTCTCTGGCTCACCGGCGGCGACCACTGCTCCGTCTTCAGCGGGCTCGCCTACGAGATCG GTCCCATCAGGTTCGTCCTGGAGCCCTACAATGGCAGCTTACCACGCCTGCACATCAATCCAAACTCATGGACAAAG GTGGCACACATCCTGTTCGTCGACTCACCGGTGGGTGCTGGATTTTCCTTTTCCAAGCAACCCAAGGGGTACGAGGTCGGGGATGTGTCCTCCTCATTGCAGCTCCATGACTTCCTCATCAAGTGGTTCAGCGACCACCCCAAATACCTGAAAAATCCTTTCTATATCGGTGGAGATTCCTATGCTGGAAAACTTGTGCCATATATCGTGCACATCATTTCACAAG GTATTGAAGCAGGAAATAGTCCCCGCATTAATCTTAAG GGATATCTAGTAGGTAACCCGTCGACTGGTGAAAGCATCGATATAAGCTCTAAAGTGCCATATGCTCACGGAGTTGGTATAATATCAGATCAATTATACGAG ACCATATTGGGGCATTGCCAAGGACAGGACTACATGTTTCCAACAAATGATTTGTGCGCCCAAGCTCTGGATGATTTCAATCAT CTTTTGTCCGAAGTTCAGCAGGCCCAAATTTTGTTGGACACCTGCGTTTTTGCGTCCGTTCCAGCCCGACCAGAAGCTGATAGTGGGACCGAGTACTCGGGTGGCTCTGGTAGGAGGATCCTAGTTGGAAATCCGCCACCTCGCCCTCCATTTGGATGTATC ACCTATGGGTACTACCTATCGTATTTCTGGGCAAATGCGGAGGTGGCCCGAAATGCTCTTGGGATCAAGGAGGGGAGCGTGGAGGAGTGGGTGAGGTGCCACAACGGCGATCTGCCCTACACAATCGACCTCAGGAGCAGCATTGAGTACCACCGGAACGTCACGGCCAATGGTGGCTACCGTGCGCTTGTATACAGCGGCGACCATGACGCGATGGTGCCGCACCTGGGGACACAGGCGTGGATAAGGTCACTTGGCTTCCCCATCGCCCACCATTGGAGGGCGTGGCATCTCCATGGCCAGTCTGCTGG GTTCACCTTAACTTACTCCAACAACATGACATTCGCAACCATTAAG GGCGGCGGGCACACCGCGCCGGAGTACGAGCCCGAGAGGTGCTTCGCCATGTTTAGCCGATGGATACTCGGCGAACCACTCTAG
- the LOC123071081 gene encoding uncharacterized protein, protein MELATRDLAALGAADLVRVSAAIPRAAPRTFALLTACLVFPLSFAVLAHSLFTHPILRRIRTSDYTATSAQWVALFAYQFLYLIFLFTFSLLSTAAAVFTVASLYAAKPASIASSLSALPPILPRLLRTFLWVSLLMLAYHVGFVITVVLLILLFDPPMTASTPPPLSFLLALLAVAFLFLAIHVYISALWHLASVISVLEPLCGLAAMSKSKQLLQGRTRTAAVLVFSYFAICGLITGMFRSAVVKARGEEGSLDMSLAGRIGVGALLVSVLVCVNLLGLLAQSVFYYACKAYHNQEIDRTALYEHLGGYLGEYVPLKSNIQMENL, encoded by the coding sequence ATGGAGCTGGCGACGCGCGATCTCGCGGCGCTCGGCGCGGCGGACCTGGTGCGGGTCTCCGCGGCGATCCCGCGCGCCGCGCCGCGCACCTTCGCGCTGCTCACCGCCTGCCTCGTCTTCCCGCTCTCCTTCGCCGTGCTCGCGCACTCCCTCTTCACCCACCCCATCCTCCGCCGCATCCGGACCTCCGACTACACCGCCACCTCCGCGCAGTGGGTCGCCCTCTTCGCCTACCAGTTCCTCTACCTCATCTTCCTCTTCACCTTCTCGctcctctccaccgccgccgccgtcttcaccGTCGCCTCCCTCTACGCCGCCAAGCCGGCCTCCATCGCCTCCTCGCTCTCCGCGCTGCCGCCCATCCTGCCCCGCCTCCTCCGCACCTTCCTCTGGGTCTCGCTCCTCATGCTCGCCTACCACGTCGGCTTCGTCATCACcgtcgtcctcctcatcctcctcttcgaCCCGCCCATGACCGCCTCCACCCCGCCCCCGCTCTccttcctcctcgccctcctcgccgtcgccttccTCTTCCTCGCCATCCACGTCTACATCTCCGCGCTCTGGCACCTCGCCAGCGTCATCTCCGTGCTCGAGCCCCTCTGCGGCCTCGCCGCCATGTCCAAGAGCAAGCAGCTCCTTCAGGGCCGCACTCGCACGGCCGCCGTCCTCGTTTTCTCCTACTTCGCCATCTGCGGGCTCATCACGGGGATGTTCCGTTCGGCTGTCGTCAAGGCGCGGGGCGAGGAGGGGAGCCTCGACATGAGCTTGGCCGGCCGGATAGGCGTCGGCGCTCTGCTCGTCTCTGTTCTCGTCTGTGTCAATCTCTTGGGGCTGCTCGCGCAGAGCGTCTTCTACTACGCCTGCAAGGCCTACCACAACCAGGAGATCGACAGGACCGCGCTGTACGAGCACCTCGGCGGCTACCTTGGCGAGTACGTGCCGCTCAAGAGCAATATCCAGATGGAGAACCTGTGA